A window of the Cannabis sativa cultivar Pink pepper isolate KNU-18-1 chromosome X, ASM2916894v1, whole genome shotgun sequence genome harbors these coding sequences:
- the LOC115697659 gene encoding transcription initiation factor IIA subunit 2, whose translation MATFELYRRSTIGMCLTETLDEMVQNGTLSPELAIQVLVQFDKSMTEALETQVKSKVTIKGHLHTYRFCDNVWTFILQDAVFKNEECQENVGQVKIVACDSKLLTQ comes from the exons ATGGCGACATTCGAGCTTTATAGGAGGTCCACGATCGGGATGTGTCTCACTGAGACTTTGGATGAGATGGTTCAAAATGGTACACTAAGTCCCGAGCTTGCTATTCAGGTTCTAGTCCAGTTCGACAAG TCTATGACAGAAGCTCTAGAAACCCAAGTGAAGAGTAAGGTCACCATTAAG GGACATCTGCACACCTACAGATTCTGTGACAACGTTTGGACCTTCATCTTACAGGATGCAGTGTTTAAGAATGAGGAATGCCAGGAAAATGTTGGACAGGTGAAGATCGTAGCGTGTGATTCAAAACTTCTCACACAATGA